CGGGCGGGACGGCGAGACCGCAATGCGTGCAGGGCGTGCCGAGCTGGGTGGTGGTCATGGCGCGGTCAGTGGCGGTGTACGGCGGGCATGCTTGGCGCGGTCGGCGCGGCGGCCACGACTGGCACCGACGGCATGACCCGGTGCAGCCAGTGCGCTGCCGGGACCAGGTCAAGGTGCGAGGCGAGTGAGAGCAGGCCGAGGAGCAGGATGGTGGCGGCGCTCGCCAGCGGCAGGCGCGCGCGCCACGTCCCCGCGAGCTGCTGCAATCCCACGCCGACCGCCAGCATCATCGGCAGCGTCCCCAGCCAGAACACCGCCATCAGGGTGGCACCCTGCCACGGCGTGCCGGTGCCGGCGGCCGTCACCACGAACGCGTAGAGCCAGCCACACGGCAGCAGCGTGGTGAAGAGCCCGGTAGCCGCCGCTCGCACCACCGGCGGGCGGTCCATCAGGCGGTGGAGGACACTCCCCATCGCCCGCTGCCACGCCGCAGGTGGCCGCACCGGCATCACCGACGCGCCACTGGCGACCAGGAGCGCATGCGCGCCCCACACCACGAGCAGCACCGCCGTGGCGATCGCCGCGACATGCTGCACCCCGGCGAGCGTGCCAGCCCGTTCGAGGCCGGCGCCGAGCAACCCGGCGACGGTGCCAAGGAGGAGGTAAGCGGCCAGGCGACCGACGTTGTACGCTGCGTGCGCGTTGCGGCTCTCACGCCACGTGCTGCCCGCCGGGGCATAGAGACAGGTGAACGCCCCGCACATCGCGGCACAGTGGACGCTGCCCAGCAGCGAGGCCACCAGGACCGCGAGGGCGAAGGTCACTTCGGCGCGTCTCCGGGCCGCGCGGTCACCACCGTGGCGACCGCGGTGGTCGAGGCATCGAGGCGCAGATTCTCCGTGAAGCGATCAGTGCCGCGCACGGCGGCGAGGCGCAACTCCCACAGCCCGGCACGGTTGATCACGCCGGCCGCGGCATACTGGCCCGGCTCGCCGGTGGCGACGAGCGTGGCGCGCGCGACCTCGCCGGCATACGCGATCGGCATCGCCTCGAGCGTCACCGCGGCGCCGCTCACCGGCTCGCCCCCGGCAGTGTGCAGGGTCACACTCAGCGTGTCACCCCCACCCGAGCGTACCGCGCCGAGCGTGGGCACCATCACCCAGCCGAGGGCCGCGTTGCGGCCATCCTGGGCCATCGTGGAATCCCAGCCGACCGCCTTCTGGTAATAGTTCGACTCCACCGCGAAGTGGCGATCGCCACCGGCCAGACGCACCAGCACGACCCCCAAGGCGATGTTGCCGAGGAGCGCGGTGATGATCATCGTCGGCCAGATCCGTTCCCTCGAGAAGGGCGACTTCATGGCGTAGTCCCGCTGGCCGCGACGGGGCCGAGGAGGTTGAACGGGGTGTCCGTGGTGAAGCTCGGGCCGGCCGTGATCCGGATCGTGACGTCGTGCTGGCCGTTCACGAAGGCGCTCCGTGGCAGCAGGATGAAGAGCGACGTGGTCCGCAGGTCGTTCGCCTTGACCGTCAGCGGGCTTTCCGGCGCAATCACCTCACCGCCATCGGCGCCGAGCACGGTGATGGTGTACACCTGCTCCACCCGGCTCCGGTTGCCGACGCGCACGCGCACCTGGTTGGCCACCCGACCATCGGGCTCGACCCGGAACGGTTCCGCCTGACTGCGCAGCACGGTGATGTCGGCCGCCGGACGGGTGCCCAGCGAGTAGAGGAAGCCACCGAAGAAGAGCGTCAATGCCAGCGGATAGAGCACCACGCGCGTGCGCAGCATGTGCTTGGGCTTGCCGGCGAGGGCATCCTGCGAACTGTAGCGGATCAGCCCCTTCGGCTTGCCGACCTGCGTCATGATGGCGTCGCAGGCATCGATGCACTGGGT
The DNA window shown above is from Gemmatimonadota bacterium and carries:
- a CDS encoding sulfite exporter TauE/SafE family protein; protein product: MTFALAVLVASLLGSVHCAAMCGAFTCLYAPAGSTWRESRNAHAAYNVGRLAAYLLLGTVAGLLGAGLERAGTLAGVQHVAAIATAVLLVVWGAHALLVASGASVMPVRPPAAWQRAMGSVLHRLMDRPPVVRAAATGLFTTLLPCGWLYAFVVTAAGTGTPWQGATLMAVFWLGTLPMMLAVGVGLQQLAGTWRARLPLASAATILLLGLLSLASHLDLVPAAHWLHRVMPSVPVVAAAPTAPSMPAVHRH
- a CDS encoding FixH family protein, which gives rise to MKSPFSRERIWPTMIITALLGNIALGVVLVRLAGGDRHFAVESNYYQKAVGWDSTMAQDGRNAALGWVMVPTLGAVRSGGGDTLSVTLHTAGGEPVSGAAVTLEAMPIAYAGEVARATLVATGEPGQYAAAGVINRAGLWELRLAAVRGTDRFTENLRLDASTTAVATVVTARPGDAPK